The following nucleotide sequence is from Marinobacter sp. MDS2.
GTCGAGAAAGAGCTGCAGTTGCAGCAGTTGGCACTGGAGGCGTTTCGTGTGGTTGGCTGCCGAACCTGGGGCCGCGTAGACATCATGCAGGATGCCCAGGGTGAGTTCTGGCTGCTGGAGGTTAACACCGTACCGGGAATGACCGATCACAGCCTGGTACCTATGGCGGCGAAAGCCGCTGGCATCAGCTTTCAAGAGCTGGTGGTGAGAATTCTGGAAGACACTTTGGTGGAGGCACCGAATGCTTGAAACACTACTGATCCGGAGCCGGGCGATACCGCCTGAGCAGCCCCGGCGACGGGGGGCAACCACCGTAGAGCCTGGGCAAGACCGGTTTGGGGTGTTGAAAGCGATTTTGGCGGCTGTGCCCTGGTTGCAGGTTGGCTTGGGAGCGACGGTGGTTTTACTGGCAGCTTTGGTGCCGTGGGGAACCGATCGTCTGTTGACGGCAATGGACCAGCAGATCCTGGCCGTCGATGTTCAGGGCCAGTTTGTCGGGGACAGCCGGGTGGACCTGGAGCGAGCTGCGGGAGCCTGGATCGGTAAAAGCTATTTCTCGACCGATCTGGCCGACATCAAAGCGTCGCTGGAGCAGAGGCCGTGGGTTGAATCTGCCGCAGTTAAGCGTGTATGGCCTGGGCGTCTGGTGATTGATATTCGCGAGAAAAAGCCTCTGGCCTATTGGAGTGATGGCCGACTGGTTAGCCGCTCCGGCGAGCTGTTTTCGCCGCCGAATCCGGAAGTGGCCGGCCGCTTGCCAAAGCTGTCGGGGCCGGATGAGCGAGTGAGAGAGGTCATCACCATGGCGCGGAAAATGAGTGAGCAGTTGTATGGATACGGGCTTGGTTTTGCCGGGCTGGCGCTTGAGGCGCGGGGCGCCTGGACGCTGACGCTCGCGAATGGCATTGAAGTGGTGTTGGGGCGCGATAAGGTCGAGCAGCGATTCGAGCGTTTCATAACGGTTTACGAGAACCGGTTGGCGTCCCGCGTGGACGAAGTCAGCCGGGTAGATGCCCGCTATACAAACGGCATAGCGGTGCAGTGGAAAGCGGATGCAGCAGTGGCTGCACCGAAGTCCTGATCACGAATATTACGAACTTGGGGTTTGGTGAATCACATGTCATCGGTTGAAACGGAAAACATGATTGTCGGCCTGGATATCGGAACCTCCAAGGTGGTTGCGATCGTCGGCAAGCGCAAAATGGATGGAACCATTGAAGTCGTCGGAATTGGCTCGCACCCATCTCGCGGGCTCAAGCGCGGAGTGGTGGTGAACATCGAGGTTACCGTGCAGGCCATTCAGCGGGCGGTGGAAGAAGCCGAACTGATGGCTGGCTGCCGGATCCACTCTGTGTATGCGGGAATTGCCGGAAGCCACATCAAGAGCCTGAACTCGCATGGCATTGTTGCAATCCGGGATCGGGAAGTGACCCAGGCGGACATTGATCGGGTGATTGATGCGGCTCAGGCCGTCGCGATACCAGCGGATCAGAAGGTACTGCATATTCTTCCGCAGGAATTCGTCATCGATAACCAGGAAGGCATCAAAGAGCCCATGGGGATGTCCGGCGTTCGTCTGGAAGCCAAGGTGCATTTGGTCACTTGTGCGGTCAACGCGGCCCAGAATATCGACAAGTGCGTGAAACGCTGCGGATTGGAAGTGGACGACATCATCCTAGAGCAACTGGCCTCCAGCCACGCGATCCTGACCGAAGACGAAAAAGAGTTGGGCGTTTGTGTGGTCGATGTGGGCGGCGGCACCACCGACATCGCTGTGTTTACCGGTGGCGCCATCCGCCATACCGCGGTCATTCCGATCGCCGGTGATCAGGTGACCAATGACATCGCCATGGCCCTGCGCACGCCGACCCAGAACGCGGAAGAAATCAAGATCAAATACGCCTGCGCGCTGACCCAGCTTGCAGGCGCTGAAGACACCATCAAAGTGCCCAGCGTTGGTGACCGGGCACCGCGGGATCTGTCCCGGCAGGCCTTGGCGGAGGTCGTGGAGCCTCGCTACGAAGAACTGTTCACGTTGGTGCAGTCAGAATTACGCCGCTCGGGATTCGAAGAGATGATTCCGGCAGGCATCGTTATCACCGGCGGCTCCTCCACCATGGAAGGGGTGGTAGAGCTGGCCGAAGAGATCTTCCACATGCCGGTAAGACTGGCCTGTCCGCAGGCGGTCTCCGGCATGACGGAGGTGGTCAACAATCCGATTTACGCCACCGGCGTTGGCTTGTTGATTCATGGTTTCCGGCAAATGGACCTTGGCCGGACACCGGTGCTCAAAGCTGAGGATGCTCCCTCATTGATTGAGCGCATGAAAGCCTGGTTTACCGGTCAGTTCTGACGGTGATCAGGGGCAGTACACGAAGGTTTCTCGAAAACACATAACGAATGCAATAACTGGTCTGGATAGACCGGAAACAGCACGAAGGAGTAGGGGATATGTTTGAACTCGTTGATAATGTGCAACAAAGCGCAGTCATTAAGGTTGTCGGTGTTGGTGGCGGTGGTGGTAACGCCGTTCGTCACATGCTTAACAGCGACATTGAGGGCGTTGAGTTTATTTGCGCCAACACAGACGCCCAGGCACTGACAGACCTGGACGCGCGTCAAATCATCCAGCTCGGTGGCAACATCACCAAAGGGTTGGGTGCCGGTGCGAATCCGGAAGTTGGGCGCCAGTCGGCCCTTGAAGATCGTGACCGCATCGCGGAGGCGCTGAGCGGGTCCGACATGGTGTTTATTACTGCTGGTATGGGTGGTGGTACTGGTACCGGAGCAGCACCGATTGTTGCCGAGGTGGCCCGAGAGCTGGGCATCCTGACTGTGGCGGTGGTCACCAAGCCGTTCCAGTTTGAAGGCGGCAAGCGTATGAGCGTGGCCGAATCCGGCTTGAAGGAGCTCGAAGAAAGCGTCGATTCACTGATCACCATTCCGAACGAAAAACTGCTGGCGGTCATGGGCAAGAAGACCAGTCTGCTGGACGCATTCGCTGCGGCTAACGATGTTCTGCTGGGCGCCGTTCAGGGTATCGCCGACCTGATCACCCGTAACGGTATGATCAACGTCGACTTTGCCGACGTGAAGACAGTGATGTCCGAGATGGGCATGGCCATGATGGGTACCGCTCGTGCAACCGGTGAAAACCGGGCGCAGGAAGCTGCTGAAGCGGCGGTTCGCAGCCCGCTTCTTGAAGACGTTAACCTGCAGGGTGCCAAAGGTATTCTGGTTAACATCACAGCCGGTATGGATCTTAACTTGGGTGAGTTCACCGAGGTGGGTGACATTATCCGTGAATTCGCTTCCGAATCTGCCACGGTTGTTGTGGGTACCGTGATTGATCCGGAAATGACGGAAGAGCTGAAAGTCACTGTGGTGGCGACCGGTCTCGGTGGTGATCGCGAAAAGCCAACCAAGGTTGTGGACAACTCCCGCACTCTGGATGGTAAAACCGATTACAACCAGTTGGATCGACCGGCCATTCTGCGTCGTCGCGCGGTCACGCAAGGCAACGTAGCACTGGACCAGAGCAAAGAAAGCGAAGAGCAAGGCGTGGACTATCTCGATATTCCCGCATTCCTTCGCCGGCAGGCTGATTGATAATCTGGCTCGATGCTGACAGGTAGGCGTGCATTCGTTACGAGTGCGGAGTGATAAGCCTCTGTCAAAGACGAGCTGATTGATCATAGCCATACGCTATTGCATAAGTTAACGAAACTTGTGTTGGTTAAATGGTGCTCAGTCTTGAATTCTGATATTCTTCGGGCAGATTTTTGCTCAGAATATCGCTCTTTTGTGACGGAATAATGACCGATGATTAGACAACGCACACTCAAAAACACCATCCGCGCGACCGGTGTTGGCCTGCACTCAGGGGAAAAGGTTTACCTGACCCTGAAACCGGCCCCGGTCGACGCCGGAATCATTTTCCGGCGCACGGACCTCGACCCAGTGGTTGAAATTCGTGCCTGTGCGGAAAATGTGGGTGAGACCACGCTGTCCACGACGCTGGTAAAAGACGGTGTGCGTGTGGCAACAGTAGAGCATTTACTGTCTGCTATGGCTGGTCTCGGAATTGACAACTGTTACGTGGAGCTGAGCGCTGCCGAAGTGCCGATTATGGACGGCTCGGCTGGCCCGTTCGTGTTCCTGCTGCAGTCAGCAGGTATTGCCGAACAGGAAGCCGCCAAGCGCTTTATCCGTATCAAACGGGAAGTGACCGTTGAAGAAGATGGCAAAAAGGCCACCTTCCTGCCGTTCGAGGGCTTCAAGGTCAGCTTTGGTATTGATTTCGATCACCCGGTGTTCAAGGGCCGCGCCCAAACCGCAACGGTCGATTTCTCCAGCACTTCCTTTGTTAAAGAAGTATCCCGGGCCCGTACTTTCGGGTTCATGCGTGATATCGAAAAGCTGCGAGCCATGAATCTGGCCCTCGGTGGCAGTGTCGATAACGCGATTGTGGTTGATGACTACAAGATCCTGAACGAAGACGGTTTGCGCTACGACGACGAGTTCGTCAAGCACAAAGTGTTAGATGCGATCGGAGATCTGTATTTGCTCGGCAACAGTTTGATTGGAGAGTTCCGTGGTGTGAAGTCTGGCCACGACTTGAACAACAAACTGCTGCGTAAGCTCAGGGCTGAAGAGGAATCGTGGGAAGTTGTGACCTTCGAAGACGAAGCAACGGCTCCGATTTCCTACATGAAGCCTGTGCTGGCGGTCGAGGGCTAAGGCGGGACGCCTTAATCCCGGACGTGGCTTGCGAGTTTTTCGAGAACCTCGCGTAGAGCTTTATCCTTCGTGTGCCCGGCTTCCTCTGAGAGGAGTCGGGCATTTTCTTTGCTGAGGGGTACCTTTTCGACTTTTTTGCGTGTTTTGTAGCGGGCGGGCGCGACTTTAACGCGAACCTTCCAGACGAACCGAAAGAGCTCGTTTTCCCGCAGTGCTTCCATAATTTCGTGTTGGCGGAATCTGAGCCGGGTGGCTTTGCTGGCGGTATCCGTTGACAGTACCAGTTCCCCGTCCTGGCAGGCGACAAATCGCGTGCCTTCACTGAGCTCATCGGGAATGGCCGAAAGCACGATTTGTTCAGCTTCGAGATGCATTCCGGCTTTCGCGACCAGTTGTTTCAGGGTCGTCCCTGAGCTTGCCGAAACTGTGCTGAAGATCGTTTTTTGATCGTTTTTTTTGCTCATTGCCGGGTTTTGCTCGACTCATCGGTTTACGATTGGTTACACTTCGGCACGTTTTATGCGTAGCGTCTATAACACGGCCGTTTTACATTGTGATGGAAGTCAATGTCTACCGGATGCTACGACTTTTTTCAGTGCGTAGTTGTTGCTAAGGATAGCAGACCCGCTCGGAAACACTCCGGATCGCAGCACTACAACGGATATGGTTGCGACTCCCTATATGACACCGAACGACGATATGAATGTAATTTTCGTTGGCAAAAGCCATAGCCAGCCAAGATCTCTTAACCTGAACGCAGCAACCATAACCGCCCTCTTTTTTGGCGTGTTGGTGGTGGTACTGGCAGCTGGTTGGGGCGGCTACCGTTTTGCCATGGAAAGAGTCGCGGCAGCGGAACCGACTGAGTCGGAGCTGGTGGCCGAATGGCGGGCAAAACTGCAAGAACAAAAAGCCGAAATGGATCGGGTGCGCCAGGATGTAGATCTACAGATTGATGCATTGACCCTTCGGCTAGGCCGCATTCAGGGCAGCTTGTTGCGGCTGGATGCGCTGGGGCAGCGATTTGTTGAATCCGGCATTGTCACCAGCGACGAGTTTAATTTTGATCAGCCCGCCGCGGTTGGTGGCCCGGAAGAGGGTGGGTTGTCAGCAGATTCTTTTCGTGCGCCTGAATTGACCGATATGATCGATCAGATCGAGGCGCAAATTGAAGATCGGGAAAAGCAGTTGCGCCTGCTGGAGAAAGTGGCCTCGCGCCAGAAGCTGGAAGACGAATTGTACGTGCAGGGGCGCCCGATTACCTGGGGCTGGTTGTCTTCGAAGTATGGTTATCGGTCTGATCCGTTTACGGGTAAGCGCACCTGGCACAGCGGTGTGGATCTCGCTGGTAAAGACGGCAGTGACATCATTGCGGTTGCCAGTGGCGTGGTCACCTACGCCGATGAGCGCTATGGGTACGGTAACCTGGTCGAGATTGATCATGGCGAGGGGCTTGTGACCCGATACGCGCACGCAAAAGCCATCAAGGTGAAGGTGGGAGATATCGTCCAGAAGGGGCAGAGTGTTGCGCTGATGGGCAGTACCGGTCGTTCTACCGGCCCGCACGTGCATTTTGAAGTTATCCGCAACGGCAAGCCCGAAAACCCCGAAAAATATATCCGGCGCGCAAGCCGCTGATTTCATTCCCGTGAAGCCCTCCTTTTGTCCTTCGCCTAAATAAGGTTAGAATGCCGGCTTCCTCCGTTTAACTGAAGAAGCCGTGGTCTATGTTCACAAAGCTCGCAACCAAGATGTTTGGCAGTAAGAACGCTCGAGAAATCAAGCGGATGCGCAAGGTTGTCTTGCGTGTCAATGAACTTGAAGAGCAGTTTAGCGCACTGTCGGATACCGAATTGCAGGGCAAGACGGCCGTGTTCCGCCGTCGCTTGGAAGAGGGCGAAACGTTAGACGCCATCCTTCCCGAAGCTTTCGCCACCGTTCGTGAGGCCAGCCGCCGCGTAATGGGCATGCGCCATTACGATGTCCAGCTGGTGGGCAGTATGACCCTGCACGAGGGCCGTATCGCCGAGATGAAAACCGGTGAAGGTAAAACGCTGGTTGCGACCGCCGCGGTGTATCTGAATGCTCTGCCGGGTAAAGGCGTACACGTTATTACCGTGAACGACTACCTTGCCCGACGGGATGCCGAGTGGATGGGCAAGCTCTACCGTTTCCTGGGTATGGAAGTGGGTGTTGTCGTTGCCGGACAGGCGCCGGAAGAAAAGAAAGCCGCCTACCAGGCTGACATAACCTACGGCACAAACAACGAATTCGGTTTTGATTACCTGCGCGATAACATGGCCTTCAGCATTGAAGACAAGGTGCAGCGTGGGCTGAACTTCGCCATTGTGGACGAAGTCGATTCCATTTTGATCGACGAGGCGCGCACGCCGCTGATTATTTCGGGCGCTGCGGAAGACTCCTCAAAGATGTACCAAGCCATCAATACACTGATCCCGAGCCTGGAGAAGGGCGAGGTCAGTGAAGAGGGTGAATCCACCGGCGACTTCACCATTGATGAAAAGTCCCGTCAGGTGGAGCTGACCGAAACCGGTCACGAGAAAGTCGAAGAGCTTTTGCTGAGCCGCGGTCTCCTGCAGGAAGGCGAAAGCCTGTACTCGGCAGCCAACCTGGGCCTGCTGCACCATGTGCACTCCGGCCTGCGGGCGCACCATTTGTTCCAGAAAGATGTGGATTACATCGTTCAGGGTGGCCAGGTGGTGATCGTTGATGAGCACACGGGCCGTACTATGCCGGGTCGCCGCTGGAGCGAAGGTCTGCATCAGGCGATTGAAGCGAAAGAAGGCCTCAAGATACAGGCCGAAAGCCAGACTCTGGCTTCAACCACCTTTCAGAATTACTTCCGCCTGTACGAAAAGTTGGCCGGCATGACCGGTACCGCAGACACCGAAGCGTTCGAATTCCGCCAGATTTACGGCCTGGACGTGGTGGTGATTCCGCCTAACAAACCCATCCAGCGTATTGATTACAATGATCTGGTGTATCTGACGCAGGAAGAAAAATTTCACGCCATCATCGACGAGATCAAAGACGTAACCGCTGAAGGTCGGCCGATTCTGGTGGGTACCGCTTCTATTGAAGCGTCTGAGTTGCTGTCGATGCTGCTGAAGAAAGCTCGTATCGATCACAAGATCCTGAACGCCAAACAGCACGAATCGGAAGCGCAGATTATTGCTCAGGCGGGTCGTCCGGGGGCTGTTACCATTGCCACCAACATGGCAGGCCGTGGTACCGATATTGTGTTGGGCGGTAACTGGGAGTTTGAAGCCGCTGGCATGGCCGATGCCTCGGAAGAAGAGGTTGCCCGTCTGAAGGCGGAGTGGACCGAGCGCCACAATCAGCTGCTGGAAGCGGGTGGCTTGCACATTATCGGTACTGAGCGGCATGAATCCCGCCGGATTGATAACCAGCTGCGAGGCCGTGCCGGCCGGCAAGGCGACCCGGGTTCCTCTCGCTTCTTCCTGTCACTGGAAGACAACCTGATGCGAATCTTCGCGCCCGAGCGTGTGAAGAATCTGATGCAGGCCATGGGCATGAAGAAAGGCGAGGCCATCGAGCATCGCATGGTCACCAATGCCATCGAGAAATCCCAGCGCAAAGTTGAAGGGCGCAACTTTGACATGCGTAAAACGCTGCTTGAGTACGATGACGTTGCCAACGATCAGCGTACCGTTATTTACGAACAGCGTAATGAGGTTATGGCCTCTGAAGACGTATCCGAAATGGTGGATACGATTCGGGAAGATGTAGTTGATTCGCTGATCAGTGAGTTCATTCCGCCTCAAAGCATGCCCGAGCAGTGGGATGTGGCCGGGCTGGAAGCGCAGCTGCAGTCAGAAATGGCCATTGAACTGCCGATCCAGCAGTGGCTGGAAGAGGACAGCAAGCTGTTCGAAGACAACTTGCGTCAGAAAATACTGGACGCCATTGTTGCCGAGTATAAAGCGAAGGAAGAGATTGCTGGCGCCGAGTCCATGCGCAAGTTCGAGAAACAGGTCTTCCTGCAGGTATTGGATACGCTCTGGAAAGAGCATCTGTCAAACATGGACCACTTGCGCCGCGGTATTCACTTGCGTGGCTATGCTCAGAAAAACCCCAAGCAGGAATACAAGCGCGAAGCGTTTAACCTGTTTGAAAATATGCTGGACGGTATGAAACGGGATGTTGCCCGGGTGCTGAGCCACGTTCGCGTTCAGAGTCGGGAAGAAATGGAAGAAGTAGAGCGTCGCCGTAAGGAAGAGCTTGAGCGCGAAATGGCGCGAGCTAACCTGCGCCATGACGAAACCAGTGCCGCCGCTCCCGCGCAAGGTGAAGGCGAGGGCGGGCAGCAAGCAACGCCGGATACCTTTGTCCGCCAGGAGCGCAAAGTTGGCCGAAACGAGCCTTGTCCCTGCGGGTCTGGTAAGAAATATAAGCAATGCTGCGGTAAGGTGAGTTAAGCCGGCACCTAAGCGCGCAAACCAGAACCCGCAAACTGCCTGATCAAGAGCAGCTTGCGGGTTTTGTCGTTTTCAGATTGGTACTCATTCAAGGAGATTCGCATGGCGGTAGGTCCCGGAACTTTGCCGGAGTTTCATCCGGTTGCAGGGGTGAAGATTGGTATTGCCAGTGCAGGCATCAAAACGCCTGGTCGTAAGGATATTGTCGTGTTTGAGCTGGCCCCCGATGCCCGGGTCGCCGGCATCTTTACACAGAACCAGTTCTGCGCAGCCCCTGTTGTACTGAGTCGCCGCCATCTGGCTGAAACGGCCCCCCGTTATCTACTGATCAATACCGGTAATGCCAACGCCGGCACCGGAGACGCCGGGCTGGCAGATGCCGAGCGATGCTGTGCGGCCCTGGCAGAAAATGCGGGTGTGGATACAAATTGTGTCTTGCCGTTCTCCACAGGCGTGATTGGCGAGCCTTTGCCGGTCGATAAGATCGTTGGAGCCTTGCCAGACGCACTGGCAGGAGCTTCAGAAGGCCGTTGGGCTGAGGCGGCCAGCGGTATCATGACGACCGACACCCGGCCAAAAGGGGCATCCCGTCAAATCAACCTGGGCGGCCATAAGGTGACGATCTCGGGCATCAGCAAGGGGGCCGGCATGATTCGCCCGAATATGGCGACCATGCTCGGCTTTATTGCCACCGATGCAAAAATTGCTCCGGACGCCTTGCAGGAATTGGCCTCGGAACTGGGCGAAAAGTCCTTTAACCGGATTACCATTGATAGCGATACTTCCACCAACGATGCCTGCATGCTGATTGCCAGTGGCCGTTACGGTGGGCCGGAAATCACGACAGACAGCCCGCTGTTCGCAGAATTGAAAACAGCATTGCGTGATATCTATCTGGAGCTGGCTCACGCCATTGTTCGTGACGGTGAAGGCGCGACCAAGTTCGTGACCATTGACGTATCCGGTGCGGCGAATCAGCAAGAGGCGCTGGATGTGGCTTACACCGTGGCCCATTCGCCATTGGTGAAGACAGCGCTGTACGCGTCAGATCCGAACTGGGGCAGGATTCTGGCGGCGGTCGGTCGGGCCGGCGTCCCGAACCTGGATTTGCACGCCCTGGAAATTTACCTCGGTGATGTGTGTCTGGTGCGTGATGGCGGCCGAGCTGATGACTATTCCGAGGAGCGTGGTCAGGCGGTGATGGATCAGGAAGAAATTACCATCGCGATTGACCTCAAGCGCGGAGAGATCCGGGAAACGGTGTGGACCTGCGATTTTTCCCATGACTATGTGACCATCAATGCCGAATACCGCAGCTAATCGTCCGTCCGTGCCCAAGCTGGTTCATGTTGCCGTTGCGGTTATTGTCCGCGACGGTCGCGTGTTGATTGCGCGCCGCCCTGATCACGTCCATCAGGGCGGCTTGCTGGAGTTTCCCGGTGGCAAAGTAGAAGCTGGGGAGACGGTTCAGCAGGCTTTGGTGCGCGAGATCGCCGAAGAAACCGGTTTGACCGTGCCGTTGGAGAGCCTTGAGCCGGTGATTGGTATTCGTCACGACTACGGCGACAAGCAGGTTTTTCTGGATGTGTGGAAAACCTCCGCCGCCAAAGGCGAGCCCGAGGGGCGGGAAGGCCAGCCGATCGAGTGGCTGCCGCCTCTTTCGTTACGGGATGAAGATTTCCCGGCTGCCAACCGGCCAATCATTCGAGCCTTGAACTTACCCGTGAATCTACCAATAACCGGTGCCATGGCATCGTGGGAAAATGGCTACAGTCGATTCGCCGCCGCATTGCCTTCCCTGAAATCCGGGTTGGTGGTTCTGCGCGCGCCGGATTTGCCCGCTCATGATTATCGAAAGTTGGCGAAAGCGGTTTTGACCGAGGTGGAAGATTCCGGGGTAGGGGTGCTGTTGCACGGTAGTCCGGATCTGATCTCCGAGTTTCCGGAGGCTGCGGGATTGCATTTGCCTTGGCGCGAAGCTGAAGGCTTGTCAGAGCGCCCTGTGCCGGTGAATCGAGTGCTGGGAGTGTCATGCCATAATGCGGACCAACTGCGCCATGCTGAGCGTTTGGGCGCGGACTACGCGGTATTCGGGCCGGTCTTGCCGACGGCCAGCCATCCTGGCGAACCGGCGCTGGGTTGGCGGGAATTTGAACGGCAGGTGTCGGCGGCGGTCATCCCGGTCTATGGGCTGGGTGGTTTGACATTGGAACAGCAAGGCCAGGCGCGATCCTGCGGTGCGCAGGGTATTGCCGGCATTCGTTTCTGGTGGCCGCCCCATGCATGACAATCGCAGAACTGAAACTCAACACGGAGGGTGCCAAGCGTGAGCAAACTGACTCATCTGGATGAAAAAGGTGAAGCGCGAATGGTGGATGTGACGGAGAAAGCCGTTACTGAGCGCGAAGCGCGTGCTGAAGCAACGCTGCGTATGTTGCCCGAAACCCTCAGAATGATTGTGGATGGCGAGCACCCGAAGGGTGATGTACTGGCCACGGCCCGAATTGCCGGCATCATGGCCGCCAAGAAAACCCACGATTTAATCCCCCTGTGTCATGCGTTGAATCTGACATCCACCAAGGTACTGCTGTCTCCGGGTGCTGATGGGGCGTCGGTTCATATTGAAACCCGCTGCAAGCTGTCTGGCCAGACCGGTGTCGAGATGGAAGCACTGACCGCCGCCTCGGTGGCGGCGTTAACGCTCTACGATATGTGCAAAGCGGTGGATAAAGGGATGGTGGTCGATAACGTTCGGCTGCTGGAAAAAAAAGGCGGTCGTTCCGGTCATTGGTTAGCTCAGACTACGCGCCGCTAGCGGCCACGTGATAGAATGCCCGCCCCATTTGTCAGAACCACGAGGAATTACAGTGGCTGTTCGTTACATTGAGACCTGCCGTTTGCCTACCCCCTTTGGTGTCTTCGATATGCACGGCTTTGAAGAGATCGAAACAGGGAAGGAACACGTGGCCCTGACCTTGGGTGATATCAGTACCGATGAGCCTGTGCTGGCGAGAACACATTCCGAGTGCCTGACCGGTGACGCACTCTATAGCATGCGTTGCGATTGCGGCTACCAGCTCGAAGAAGCCTTGCGCAGCATTGCCCGGGAAGGGCGTGGCTTGTTGATGTATCTTCGCCAGGAGGGGCGTGGTATTGGTCTGCTGAATAAAATACGGGCGTATCGCTTGCAGGACCAAGGTGCTGACACAGTCGAAGCCAATGAGCAGTTGGGTTTTGGTGCGGATTTGCGGGATTACAGCATGTGTCAGGACATGTTGAAACACTTGGGCATTGGTCGCTTAAAGCTGATGACCAATAATCCGAGAAAGGTGAAGGCGCTTGAGTCTTATGGTGTGAACATAGTTGAGCGGGTGCCTCTGCACGTGGGCCGAAACCCCCACAACGAGCATTATCTCAATACCAAGCAGAGCAAGCTGGGCCATTGGCTTGAAACCCATCAGGACGACGATCCGGCCTGACCCCTCTTGTAAAAAAAGCGCTGGCGTTAACCAGCGCTTTTTTCTTATTTGGCCGCGCTAACCGGCCGCCCGAGCAAGCGTTCCAGCCGCCCGGCGATCGCGTTTTTGATCCCTTCAGCATTCAGTCCGCATTCGGCCAACAACTCCGACGGTTTGCCGTGGTCGACAAAACGGTCGGGAAGGCCTAATTGCATCACCGGCAGAGTCACTTCATTGGCGCACAGGAACTCGGTGACGGCGCTGCCTGCACCGCCCGCTATCGCATTCTCTTCCAGGGTAACGAGCAAGTCGTGCTGTTCCGCAAGCTCCAGCACCAAAGCCTCATCCAGTGGCTTGACGAAGCGCATGTCGGCCACCGTGGCGTTTAGCTCTTCCGCCGCTTTCAATGCGGGCTCGAGCAGCGGGCCAAAGTTCAGGATGGCCACACGTGCCCCTTCACGTATACGATGGCCTTTGCCGATTGGCAGCGGTGTCAGCTCTTGCGCGATCTCGGCACCCGGGCCGGTACCCCGAGGGTAACGCACGGCTGCAGGTCCTTCGTGTAGCAGGCCGGTGTGCAGCAGCTGGCGGGTTTCGTTTTCATCCGATGGGGTCATGATGACCATGCCGGGAATGCAGCGCAGATAACTGATATCGAACGCGCCAGCATGGGTTGGGCCATCTTCACCCACCAGTCCCGCCCGATCGATCGCAAACAGGACATCTAGGTCCTGAATGGCAACGTCATGAACCAGCTGGTCGTAGCCTCTCTGAAGAAAGGTCGAGTAAATCGCGACGACGGGCTTGGCGCCATCACAGGCAAGCCCTGCAGCGAGCGTTACCGCATGCTGTTCGGCAATGGCGACATCGAAATATCGATCCGGAAAGCGCTCGGAGAAAGCCAGTAAATCCGAACCTTCGCACATGGCCGGGGTGATGCCGACAACGCGATCATCCTGCTCCGCAGCATCGCACAGCCATTGACCAAAGACATTGGCGTATTTGGGGCTGGCCGGTTTTGGTACTACGGGTTCCGGCTTGTCGGCCGGGACCGGCTCAATCTTGTTGATGGCGTGATAACCAATAGGATCCGCCTCGGCCGGCGCAAAACCTTTACCTTTGGTGGTCACAATGTGCAAAAACTGCGGGCCGTCGAGGTCCCGGATGTTTTCCAGCGTTTCTACCAGCAACGGCAGGTCATGACCGTCAATGGGGCCGATGTAGTTGAAGCCCAGTTCTTCGAACAGGGTGCCCGGGGCAATCATGCCCTTGAAGTGCTCTTCGGTCTTTTTCGCCA
It contains:
- a CDS encoding cell division protein FtsQ/DivIB — protein: MLETLLIRSRAIPPEQPRRRGATTVEPGQDRFGVLKAILAAVPWLQVGLGATVVLLAALVPWGTDRLLTAMDQQILAVDVQGQFVGDSRVDLERAAGAWIGKSYFSTDLADIKASLEQRPWVESAAVKRVWPGRLVIDIREKKPLAYWSDGRLVSRSGELFSPPNPEVAGRLPKLSGPDERVREVITMARKMSEQLYGYGLGFAGLALEARGAWTLTLANGIEVVLGRDKVEQRFERFITVYENRLASRVDEVSRVDARYTNGIAVQWKADAAVAAPKS
- the ftsA gene encoding cell division protein FtsA, which encodes MSSVETENMIVGLDIGTSKVVAIVGKRKMDGTIEVVGIGSHPSRGLKRGVVVNIEVTVQAIQRAVEEAELMAGCRIHSVYAGIAGSHIKSLNSHGIVAIRDREVTQADIDRVIDAAQAVAIPADQKVLHILPQEFVIDNQEGIKEPMGMSGVRLEAKVHLVTCAVNAAQNIDKCVKRCGLEVDDIILEQLASSHAILTEDEKELGVCVVDVGGGTTDIAVFTGGAIRHTAVIPIAGDQVTNDIAMALRTPTQNAEEIKIKYACALTQLAGAEDTIKVPSVGDRAPRDLSRQALAEVVEPRYEELFTLVQSELRRSGFEEMIPAGIVITGGSSTMEGVVELAEEIFHMPVRLACPQAVSGMTEVVNNPIYATGVGLLIHGFRQMDLGRTPVLKAEDAPSLIERMKAWFTGQF
- the ftsZ gene encoding cell division protein FtsZ — translated: MFELVDNVQQSAVIKVVGVGGGGGNAVRHMLNSDIEGVEFICANTDAQALTDLDARQIIQLGGNITKGLGAGANPEVGRQSALEDRDRIAEALSGSDMVFITAGMGGGTGTGAAPIVAEVARELGILTVAVVTKPFQFEGGKRMSVAESGLKELEESVDSLITIPNEKLLAVMGKKTSLLDAFAAANDVLLGAVQGIADLITRNGMINVDFADVKTVMSEMGMAMMGTARATGENRAQEAAEAAVRSPLLEDVNLQGAKGILVNITAGMDLNLGEFTEVGDIIREFASESATVVVGTVIDPEMTEELKVTVVATGLGGDREKPTKVVDNSRTLDGKTDYNQLDRPAILRRRAVTQGNVALDQSKESEEQGVDYLDIPAFLRRQAD
- the lpxC gene encoding UDP-3-O-acyl-N-acetylglucosamine deacetylase; the encoded protein is MIRQRTLKNTIRATGVGLHSGEKVYLTLKPAPVDAGIIFRRTDLDPVVEIRACAENVGETTLSTTLVKDGVRVATVEHLLSAMAGLGIDNCYVELSAAEVPIMDGSAGPFVFLLQSAGIAEQEAAKRFIRIKREVTVEEDGKKATFLPFEGFKVSFGIDFDHPVFKGRAQTATVDFSSTSFVKEVSRARTFGFMRDIEKLRAMNLALGGSVDNAIVVDDYKILNEDGLRYDDEFVKHKVLDAIGDLYLLGNSLIGEFRGVKSGHDLNNKLLRKLRAEEESWEVVTFEDEATAPISYMKPVLAVEG
- a CDS encoding DUF721 domain-containing protein, whose amino-acid sequence is MSKKNDQKTIFSTVSASSGTTLKQLVAKAGMHLEAEQIVLSAIPDELSEGTRFVACQDGELVLSTDTASKATRLRFRQHEIMEALRENELFRFVWKVRVKVAPARYKTRKKVEKVPLSKENARLLSEEAGHTKDKALREVLEKLASHVRD
- a CDS encoding M23 family metallopeptidase; amino-acid sequence: MNVIFVGKSHSQPRSLNLNAATITALFFGVLVVVLAAGWGGYRFAMERVAAAEPTESELVAEWRAKLQEQKAEMDRVRQDVDLQIDALTLRLGRIQGSLLRLDALGQRFVESGIVTSDEFNFDQPAAVGGPEEGGLSADSFRAPELTDMIDQIEAQIEDREKQLRLLEKVASRQKLEDELYVQGRPITWGWLSSKYGYRSDPFTGKRTWHSGVDLAGKDGSDIIAVASGVVTYADERYGYGNLVEIDHGEGLVTRYAHAKAIKVKVGDIVQKGQSVALMGSTGRSTGPHVHFEVIRNGKPENPEKYIRRASR